The following nucleotide sequence is from Ailuropoda melanoleuca isolate Jingjing chromosome 12, ASM200744v2, whole genome shotgun sequence.
CACGCCTGCTTCCATTCAGTTCTCTTAATTACCCCGTAGGGTGGGAGAGACGAATATCCCCACCAGCCAACCTCTCCATCATGGTGGGACCTTGCTCCATCCAAACAGAACCTCATGTTTGCATGACACCTCCGGGTTCTTCCATGCTGCCCCCTCAAGGCAGAGAAAGAGCCTGTGATGTGAGTGGGGTTTCCTGTTGCCCCATGTTTACGCTGGGGATGAGCTCCCAGTGGAGAGGTATGCTGCCAGACTCCAGGGTGACTTTGATTTTGTAGGGACTGGAAATGCCATCTGTGTGTCTGGAAGGAAAAACATAACACCTGCTACTAACGTCTCAAAATGTCTGTGACACTTTCACCCTTGACACATCACtgttaatatttagaataaaacacTGGTCAGCAACGAATCTTCTGAATCCTCTTGCTAACAGGTGTGCTCAGAGCCTTGTAAATGGACCCCAGACAGTGCGCATCTGTGTAtctgcatgtgttctctcttgctgcaGGGGCTCAGGACGAATTGGTCGCCCAGGCGCTGTTTGATGGGCTCCTTTCTCCAGCCCCAGAAGCGGGTGGCTCAGGGACTTCATTGATCTGAGAACATgagtagagagaaggaagaggcgTTGTTTAGTATACTCAGTATTTATGAtgaagcagaggagaggaggaacgTGCCAGAAAGCTCTGGCATTTCCTCCCAGCATGAGCACCAAGCAGAATCCCACCTGGAGGGGGTGTATGGGATGTCCCAGCAGCCCCCCAGTTCCCTGACGCAGCATGGCCTGGTTTATCAGGAGATGACCACTGGGACCCCGCAGCACTGGGTCCCCCAGACTCCAGGCACATCTGAGCTCCAGGCCACTTGGCTCCCCCAGGCGGggccagaagcagcagcagagctGGACCCCAGGTAGGTCTTGCTTGAACcagactgggggtgggagggggcagctgtCCTGGGGAGAGAGGGTCCTAGCACAGAGTTCTCCAGATCACACTGTGTCCCCCTGATCCCCCCcgatcccccccccccgccccgtccatGTGTCATAGCTTCCTGCCAGGACCCGAGTTTGGTAAGTCCCAGCTGGGATGTGTGGGCGGGGAAGGTGGCAGCCCGAGGCGGGCCTCGGATGGGGGACCAGGTGCCAGGCCTGGTGTTGGGAAAGCAGCCGTCTCCTTGAATCCTGCGGTTCTCTGGCTGTGGGCCTCCCTCTCTGTGAGCGGGTGGGCGGTGATATTTCCCTGCAGGCCGGCCTTGCCCTTCGCCTCCGCCCAGTGAAGAAGTCTGGTCATTCCTCAGGGCATTTGTAAGTGTCTTATTTTTTCTACACTTGGGATCTTTGCCTTCCTCGCTACCCCAGACAGGACGCTAGTAAGGAAAGGGGAGGGCATGCGATGTGTCCTCGTTCTCTCTGCCATAGCTGGGGGGTGTCCTGCAGCTCCCCGCTTCCCTGGAATTCGGCTGCCCTGCTCTCACCAGCACTGTGTAGGGCCTTTAGGGCTCTGAGCCGGCGCACAGCATTGTGTCAGAACATCGGGTGAACAGGCAGGAGTTCAGTCAGAGGGCCGGGTAGGCGCTCGCCCATGGATGACGGTAGGCCCCGGCTGTGCCTTTGGATGGGCACCcgctttctcctctccccagcctcctgttCCAGATGAAGCGGTGGTCAGGCAGAGGGTCCCCCGGAGGTGCTGGAAGGTTGGCAGGCTCCGCCACGGAAAGAAAGTCTACGCCATTGCCATCAGCGGCTCAACTCACCACGTGTACACGTGTGGCCACGGCTACATTAAGGTCTGGGACGAGAGCGCCCTGCATGCCCGCAACAAGGCCCCGCAGGCCCAGCTGGACTTGCAGGTGAGGGGTGTTCGGGAAGGGCTGGGGGAACCCAGACGTGACCACTGCCGTGGGACTGGGAGCCTGGGCCTCGAGAGAGGTGACGTGAGGGCAGGAACTGTCCCTGCAGGACCATCAGAACTGTGTCCTCGCCTGCAAGCTATTCCCGGACGAGCAGCGCCTGATCACTGGGGGTCTGTCCCGGAACCTGACTCTGTGGGATCTGGCCCCCACACCCCGCGTCAGGGCCCAGCTGGCCTCCACGGGCCCCATGTGCTATTCCCTGGCTCTCTCCTCCAATGCCCGGCTCTGCTTGGCTTGTTTCAAAGGATTTGTCGAGATCTGGGATTTGCAGAACCAAATCTTGATCAGGTATGACCCAGGGGAGAGCTGGAGTGAGGTCTTGGGGAAGGCTTGTGTCCCTTTCTGGACGTCCCTCGCCCTTCTGTGCAGCAGAACTAGGTGAACCCGAGTGGGGAATAGATGTAGGGGACTCCTGGGGGCTTCCTGGTCCTGACACATTCCAGTGTTTAGCCAGTGCGTGAACCTCTGAGTTCTCTTCCCGCCAGGAAGCACGAGGTCCCTGAATATGGCTCCCGCTGTGTGGACATCGCAGGCAATAAGTTCTGGACGGGGGGTGAAGACACCAGACTCTATTCCTGGGACCTGAGGAGCTACCAGAGGTTGCAGCAGCACGATTTACGGCATGAGGTGTCTGGGCAGCCATCGGTGGGCTGAGGGCAGTCCCCGTGGCTGGGAGTTGGGGGCTGCGTTTCACGAGGGGGCGTGAATGTGGGTGTGGGCAGCTTGAAGTGCAGACTCGGCCCTGCCTCCAAACAGATCCTTAGCATTACCCACGACCCCAGCGAGGAGTGGGTGCTAGTAGGCCTGAGGACAAGCGATATCATAATTCTCCACACGCACCGGAGGGAGAAGTTTAAGGCAGTCCTTCATAAATACGTCAACCACCACAGCCTCAAGTTTGCCTCCTGTGGTGAGTGGAAGCCAGGCGACCCCTCTAGGGTCCTGTCCCACCCCAGGATGCTTGCTCCTCTGCAGAGTCTGGGCCCAGCCTTGTTTCAGGCTATgttcctccctctctcaccccCAAGCCCGGCCAAGTAGACCCAGGTGTCCATTTCCCTGCCGCTCTCATCTCTGCACCCacatcccccttccccaccactgccTCTCCCTCAGTGGACTGGCGCCCTGCCTGCCTTCTGTCCACATCCCTcttctctctagctctctgtaACCGCGTCTTCCTACACAGAAGAGCAGCCTGGAGACACACGCAGGCAAAAGAGGCACGAGGCCACATCTGATGGTCCTTTTGTGCAGTGGTACTGAGCACCATCCTGTGTGTGGCAGGAGGGTAGGGCCAGAGGAGGGAACGGTTTGGCTCTTGTCTCCGGTCTTTATAGATGGCAAactgagccagagagagagctgTTCTTTCCCTAGTCACCTTGCGGATGGAGCTGGGACCGGAATGCAAGCTTGGTCTCTGGCCTCTCCACCTGCCTTTCCTTCATCAGGGAGCTATTTTGTGACTGCACTGGACGAGGCGATCCACTGCATAGCCGCACCTTCTCTACAAAGGTTGTTTCAGGTATTGGGAGGAGGGATGTGCAAACCCAGGCTCTCAGAGCTCACAGACCCAGATCCCAGGGGGTCAGGTCCCAAGGACAGTGCCGGAAAATACCTCTGGGGTGGTATCTGGCACCATTTACTAGATCCAGGGGAGTGAGGACTCAAGGTTCTGTGACCTCATGAGCTCCACTGTCAGCCCTGACACCTGCCCTGTTGTCTCCAGACCGAGCCTCAGGTCTGTCCTTGGCCTTGAAACAGCCCCAAGTGAGGCCTTCATCTGTGGTCCGTGCCTGGCCCCTGCCTATGGTCACTCTACTGGCCTCCTTCCCTGTAGGTAGAGGAGCCTACGGACGTCCTGTGTTGTGATGTGTCTTCTGACAACCAGTATCTGGTCACGGGCTCCAAGAACAGTGCCACGGTTTACCAGCTCTTGTACTGACGTTTGTGTGCCGTGTTCCTGTTGGTGACGACCCAGAGGAGGCCGGCAGGCTGAAGGGATGGCGGCCTCCATGCTCCCATAACTCCATCTGACCCTCGATGGTCGGGCCTCTGTCCATTCCCTCCCCCAGGACACACCTTGCTGTGCTCACAGGTTTTTATGATGCGGTGTAGaggtttttcctttgttcttatttttaccACTGATTTCTGGGTTTGGGTGGGGAAACTTGCCTTTATAATTAaccaaatagaaaagcaaaaaccaaaatggCCTGATAATGTGGTcagtgttttcaaagaaccagctccttcTGATGGATTGCTTAGACCTCACTCAGCAACTTCCAGGGTGGGGAAGGAATTTTACACCTTAGTTTTGTTTGTAACTTTCTTGGTGGGTCAGAGAATTCTTGGAACCTTCAGAAAGCTCAAGAAGAAAGGTATGTGCCTGTACAAACCTTCAGACTGTATCAGGGGTCGGTAGACAACACTCCACTCCTGACCCAGGTTAAGACTCCATGAGCTGGTCTAACCACATCCCAAGGAAGTGTTCATGCATGTACACGCTCTCTCTGCTTTTAGCTCCTGCTTGAGGATACCTAGTATCTGAGTCTTTGGAAGgcctaatttttcttctgccattCTGTAATATTTTGCCTGGCCCTCTCCAGGTGGAAAAAGCCCAGCTCCTGAAACCAAGCCATAGAGGCCTGCTTCCTTGTCCTTGTCCATTCTGCCGCCTCTTTGCTTGCTTGGTGTAGGCACTGCTGAGACAGCTGAAGTTTGTAGCTTAGGGTTATCACCGGCAGGAGGTGCAAAGCCAGGAGCCAAGCATGCCAACCTTTGCACCAAGACACAGGTACCTCGTTCTTGCCAATGGACCATGAGTGAGGAATGAGTCTCGTTCCTGGACCAAGGCTAAAGGAGTAGGGGCATCCCCCCCAGGTTCTCAGTCCCCTTCTACCGGCAcaaggtgaggatgtggaggccCTCGGGGATTGCAGGGCCATGAGGTGGAAGCATCCACTGGGCAAGACACAAATTTTTAACAAGTGTCCaccgatagatgaatggacaagcaAAATGTGGTATCTGTAATATGCAAGGGGATGTATGATTCAGCCGTTGAaagggaggaaattctgacacctgctacaacgtggatgagcCTTGAAGACCTTGTgggaagtgaaataagccagtcacaaaaggacaaataactGGGATTTACTCCTAAGGGATCCTTCGATCATtcatagagacagacagcagaaGGGTGGTGACGGGGCTGAGGGAGAGCGAGAAGTGGGAGGTTAGTGTTTAGGGACAGAGTTTTGCTTTTGCAAGGTGATGAGGAttctgaagatggatggtggtgacggaAGCACAGCAGTGTGGCTGTGCGCAGTGCCACTGACCTGTAAGCCTCAGGGTGTGAAGATGGTGTAAGTTCTGTTAGGCGTATTTCACACAATTAAACCAACAGCTAGGGAATTACAAAGGTCAAGTTCAGAATAGTGGTAACccctgggaaggcagggagaaaaaATGGGTCACAAAGTGACAAAAAGAGAGCTTCAGCTCCCTCTGCGGTGTTTATTTCTTCAAAAGTAACGTTGGTCAGAATAAATGAGTGCCTCAGGGAGACCATCAAGAAAGGGGACAGACAACccacagaaggggagagaatatTTACAAATCCTATTTCTGGTAAGGGactttatccaaaatatataaagaattcttaacaataaaaagacaagtaaacCTGTTGTTGAaagggcaaaggatttgaatagacatgtttccaaagaaggtatacaagaTGGCCAGTAAGTGCAGGAAAGGATGCTCACCGTTACtgggaaaatggaaatcaaaccCATAATGAAAAACCACTTCACACCTGCAAGGATTGCTAGAACGAAACaacagcaagtgttggtaaggatgtggagaaattggaaccccaACTGGTGCACctgctttgaaaaacagtttggtagcTCAAACTGCCCAACGTAGAGTCACCACGTGACCCAGCAGTCCCactcctgatgcggggctccatcccaggaccctgggatcatgacctcagccaaaggcagacatttaacagactgagccacccaggtgccccttaaccaactaaaatttaaataaaaacttgaaacaaaaaagcgcaacagaacaaaaagggaaactttattaaaatggtagatttaaatccaaacatatcagtaattacattaaatgtaactACAGTAAATGTTCCTGTTAATCTGTAGAGGTTATATGACTGggttaaaaatatctcaaatatatgtgtttaaaagagacatttatttttaggggtgcctgggtggtacagcggtaaagtgtctgccttcggctcagggcatgatcccggtgttatgggatcgagccccacatcaggctcctctgctatgagcctgcttcttcctctcccactccccctgcttgtgttccctctctcgctggctgtctctatctctgtcaaataaataaataaaatctttaaaaaaaaataaaagagacatatatttttaaagattttatttatcagagaacacaagcaggaggagtggcaggcagagggtgagggagagcaaggagtccaatgtggggcttgatccgagaaccctgggatcatgacctgagccaaaggcagatgcttcatcaactgagccacccaggcgtccctaaaagaGATGTATTAAAACAAGGATACGTAAAGTATGAAACTCAGAAAAAGATGCTTCTTCACACTAAATCAAAGCAAACCGATACTATATTACTATTAGACCACATGTAGTCTAAAATTAAAAGCAGTATTTGCAATAAAGGTGAACGTAAGTGTTCGATTCAGGTTCAATTCACGAGATAATTCTATACTTTATGCATTTATTAATGTAgcctcaaaatatatacaaatttacaaaacagacaaatctaTCAATAACCAATAGTTCAAacagacaaaaccaaaccaaaccggaagattaaaaaaagaatatagaagacGAAAATGAGTAGGAAACTCAATACAGTGCATACAACCACTACAGAATACGTTTTCTTTTCCCACATACACTAAAAGCATTTACAAAACAGGACCATGCACTGAGCTGTAAGTTTCAGAGGATTTAATTCTTACAGAATATATCCTatggctggggtgcctggttggctcagatgGTAGAGTGCCTGATTCtgaatctcagggtggtgagttcaaaccCCTCAGTGGGTGtacagcttactttaaaaattaaaaataagtaaaaaatatatataaaataaaaatatgtaaaatgcaaatattgaTGTGAAGATCAAAGACAGAATGTcgataaaaattaaatttccttataactagcagcccattgacaaatacttgaggcactGTCTCATTGTTAacgctttgctagagggaaaaaccaccttggTTTGATAATCCCTAagcctgtaagtcttctttaacatatgaaaatccttttggaaacttcctttgtctttacctcccccaactccaaagCACACCCTCAACtgctcctcacaatcccagtgcaggtttttctgcccacgggtcctgcccCGGGGCtataataaaaccacctttttgcaccacaAACCTCTTGAGAATTTTTTCTTGACCTTTGTCTGGGGAACCCTACTTCAAACCACATCACTATGACCACAAGGCAACCAATTAAGatagaaatgaataataaaaactagaaattttcccattttggaaaataagaaatataccTCTAGATAATTGatagagaagaaatcacaaagtaaTTGGAAGCTATTGTAAACCGAATAATCAAAACTTGCAGGGTTCAGATGGAGCTGTGGGTAGAGCCTGGGACGCAGAGGCAGCGCCGCACCTCGCTGTCCTGGGCCACGTGGGGGGCCCCGCGCTGACAGCCCAGGTTGCCCCCCACTCCTCGGCTGGCTCTTGAAAGCCGGGTCTGGGGTGGACGAGGGTATAGTCTCTGGAGAACATGGAGACACCGTCTTGCTCCGAGTACAGCTGGGGCAAAGAGAAGGGTCTAGGAGACGCATTTTCCCAGATGCTGCAAAAGCGAGCGCACCACTCGGCACTGTTCAGGCCATTTGCGCGCAGTCGCGCCAACACCGCACGTTTTTTCACTTACGGCTTTTTCTTCTCGGGGGTGGGCCGTGGTCCTTCCTTCCGCCCGGGGCTGGTGTTCCTGCTGAGGGAGGCCCCCTACTGTTGGGGACACCCGTTCCTCCGCCGGGGGCGTCCCGCTCCTTGTAGGGCTTCTAAGCACCCCCGCTGCAAGTCTTTCAGCCCACACGCATTAGGGCCCAGCAAAACGGGCGTGCCCTCTCtgaggctcgaactcaggaccttCAGATTATGAGACTGACGCGCTGCCCACTGCGCCAAGAGGGCCGCTGGAGAAACGCTCTTCTTTACTACTGAAGGGAAGTGCCTACGGCCCCTTCTGTCGCCTGAGCCGCCTCCGCGCGTCTGTCTATCCCTGCAGCGACCCGGGGGTCCCCACCCCGCAGCGGGCCCCACGCCGTTGGCATGTGCGGACACGCGGGGACATTTGGGGACACGCGGGGAAGGAGCGTCGCTCTTGGGAGAGGAGCGGTCTCGGCGGAGAGAACGCGCGCCGAGCCCCCCAGCCCCGCGCCGACTCGGCGCGGATCAGCGGCGCGCCCGGCAGGTGCACAGGCTCCGAGGGTGACCCCGCCGACGCGTTCGGGCGCTGGGAGGGCGCGCGCCTGGCTTGGGCGCAGGGCAGGTGAGAGGGCCCCTCCGAGCCCGGTGTCAGTCCTGATGGCGCGGGGGCGGGTGGTCGGACCTAAGGCTAGCGGTGCTGACTAGCGGGACAGAGGCTGGAGGGGGCGACACCGGCTGCGGGTGGGCGGCAGGGGGCGCCCCTGAGTAAGAGGGTGGGTAGGGCTCCTGTAGCCGGCCGGGACTGAGCGGGATAACGGGGAAAGAGAGGGGCTGAGAGCTGTTTGGGAGTGAGGTCTGCAGGCCTTGGTGCTGGGAGTGAGgtaggggaagggacagaagatTCCAGAAGACTCTTGGGATGTGAACTCAGTAGGAAAGCACAGGGAAGAAACTATGGTTACTTTGGACTTGCCAGTTTATTAGAGtctctatttttgtatttcttccccaATAATTTGATCCCTGGGGCATGTAATCTTGAAGGCCAGAAGACTGGCTCCATTCCTCCCAGCAGGGTTTTAAGTTTCATTGTAGTAAGAATGCaggtggatagatgggtgggtgggcagaACGTACAACCATCCCTAGGAAGGCACTCCTTCCTTActccttgtttttttcctctcttccttacTTCTGCAGGGAAATTTCTGTTGCGGATGCCCAGAGGGATGGCTCCCAAGGAATCGTTACCTGTCGCATTTACCCAGCGATTATTACAGGTAAGAGGACTATGTTGCACTTGTCAGCTTATTCACTCCCCAGCTCTTGTGGGATTCTTGCTTTCGCCAGAATAACAGTGTATTTTCATATCTGGTAGGACtagccccttccccctccttgtgcCTTTAGGGTTGTGGTGCTCCATTGGAAACGGGCTTCTGGTCATTTCTTGCACCACAGTTCACACTGAATCCCTCTTACTTCCCTGATTTCCTATCCTGTGCTTCCAGATTGTTCTCAGTTGTTCGCTATGTGTCAGTCCTGCCTCCTCTATTGATTAAGTGTTCTGTGATCCAGGGACAGGATCTGAGCCACCCCTAAGTACACCACATTCAGAAGGATGAGTGTTGGGGGCTCTGGGCCCCACCCCGAGCCACCCTGTGCTGCCATCTCCTGCCCAGAGTCAGAGCTGGCGGGAGAGCGTGCCCTGAGCAAGGAACACTGCATGGAGAGTCAGCGGCTTGGGTTTGGTTTTCTCTCAGCCGCTTTGTGGCTTCCCCTTCCTTTCATCCTGGGGTGGCACAACTTCTGCCCCAAGAATAGAAGGCAGAACCTGACAGTGGGAGGGGTTCTCCGGCGCTGTCAGAGCTGTGAAGGCAGAGCTCCCGCTACCTCTCCCACCTTGAGAAACTGCAGAGGGGAGGACACGGTTTGTTCGTGGAATCTCTCTAAACAGACTTTGCAAGGTGTCCCCGCGCCCAACTTTGAGTCGTTTCTCACTGTCCTTTAGGGGAGATAGCCATCAGGGCCCTGCAGTGTTAAGGCGGACCCTCAGCCTCCCAGCCAGATGAGACAGACTGCCATCCGGGGCCTTGCTGCCTTCCTTCCATCTGCCTGCTCA
It contains:
- the TLE7 gene encoding transducin-like enhancer protein 7 — its product is MSREKEEALFSILSIYDEAEERRNVPESSGISSQHEHQAESHLEGVYGMSQQPPSSLTQHGLVYQEMTTGTPQHWVPQTPGTSELQATWLPQAGPEAAAELDPSFLPGPEFGRPCPSPPPSEEVWSFLRAFPPVPDEAVVRQRVPRRCWKVGRLRHGKKVYAIAISGSTHHVYTCGHGYIKVWDESALHARNKAPQAQLDLQDHQNCVLACKLFPDEQRLITGGLSRNLTLWDLAPTPRVRAQLASTGPMCYSLALSSNARLCLACFKGFVEIWDLQNQILIRKHEVPEYGSRCVDIAGNKFWTGGEDTRLYSWDLRSYQRLQQHDLRHEILSITHDPSEEWVLVGLRTSDIIILHTHRREKFKAVLHKYVNHHSLKFASCGSYFVTALDEAIHCIAAPSLQRLFQVEEPTDVLCCDVSSDNQYLVTGSKNSATVYQLLY